A window of Costertonia aggregata contains these coding sequences:
- the mraY gene encoding phospho-N-acetylmuramoyl-pentapeptide-transferase, giving the protein MLYYLFDYLEKQYQLPGASLFGFLTFRAAMAVLLSLIIATVYGKRIILFLQGKQIGESVRDLGLEGQKQKAGTPTMGGIIIIMATLIPVLLFSKLENIYVILLIVTTIWMGVIGFVDDYIKVFKKDKQGLKGRFKVMGQVVLGLVVGATLYFHQGVTLKEKIVDGAVMVNTTEKIEWEEIKSTKTNVPFFKNNEFDYSDFISWAGDGLEKYAWLIFIPIVIIIVTAVSNGANLTDGIDGLAAGTSAIIVLTLGIFAWVSGNAIFSDYLDIFFIPDAGELVVFIAAFVGALVGFLWYNAFPAQVFMGDTGSLTIGGVIAVIAIIVRKELLIPLLCGIFFAESISVMLQVGYFKYTKKRLGEGKRIFLMAPLHHHYQKKGYHESKIVVRFWIVGILLAIITFVTLKVR; this is encoded by the coding sequence ATGCTATACTATCTCTTTGATTATTTGGAAAAACAATACCAATTGCCAGGAGCAAGCCTATTTGGGTTTTTGACCTTTAGGGCTGCTATGGCCGTATTGTTGTCCTTGATAATTGCGACGGTATACGGCAAGCGCATCATTCTTTTTCTGCAGGGTAAGCAAATAGGGGAGTCGGTTCGTGATTTGGGATTGGAAGGTCAAAAGCAGAAGGCGGGTACACCAACTATGGGCGGTATCATCATCATAATGGCAACTTTGATTCCGGTACTTCTTTTCTCCAAACTAGAGAATATTTATGTGATTTTATTGATAGTGACCACTATATGGATGGGAGTCATCGGCTTTGTTGACGATTATATCAAAGTCTTCAAAAAAGACAAACAGGGTTTAAAGGGCAGGTTCAAGGTAATGGGGCAAGTAGTGCTTGGTTTGGTAGTGGGGGCAACGCTCTACTTCCACCAAGGTGTGACCTTAAAAGAAAAAATAGTAGATGGTGCAGTTATGGTCAATACAACAGAAAAAATAGAATGGGAAGAAATAAAGTCGACAAAGACCAACGTACCGTTTTTCAAGAACAATGAATTTGACTACAGTGATTTTATTTCATGGGCAGGGGACGGTCTCGAAAAATATGCGTGGCTCATATTTATTCCCATTGTTATCATTATCGTGACAGCAGTATCCAACGGCGCCAACTTAACTGACGGAATCGATGGCTTGGCCGCCGGCACGTCGGCCATAATAGTACTCACGTTGGGGATTTTCGCATGGGTGTCCGGTAATGCTATTTTCTCGGATTATCTAGATATTTTCTTTATTCCCGATGCTGGGGAATTGGTTGTGTTCATAGCTGCTTTTGTGGGAGCTTTGGTCGGTTTCTTATGGTACAATGCCTTTCCGGCCCAAGTTTTTATGGGTGATACGGGTAGCTTGACCATAGGAGGTGTAATTGCGGTCATAGCCATTATTGTGCGTAAAGAACTATTGATCCCATTACTGTGCGGTATTTTCTTTGCGGAGTCCATTTCCGTCATGTTGCAAGTAGGTTATTTTAAGTATACCAAAAAGAGGCTGGGTGAGGGCAAACGGATTTTTTTGATGGCTCCGCTGCACCATCATTATCAAAAAAAGGGATATCACGAAAGCAAGATTGTCGTGCGTTTTTGGATTGTGGGCATCTTGTTGGCCATAATAACCTTTGTGACCTTAAAAGTGCGATAA
- a CDS encoding UDP-N-acetylmuramoyl-L-alanyl-D-glutamate--2,6-diaminopimelate ligase, with amino-acid sequence MNSLKDILYGVGISAVSGSTGILVNAICFDSRKVGLDDVFVAIKGTVVDGHAYIETAIDSGAKAVICEQLPENLVNEITYVEVNNGNAALAIMASNYYNTPSKNLKLVGVTGTNGKTTVTSLLYQLFKKAGYKVGLISTIKIMVDDTEYPTNLTTPDALTINSHMALMNDAGVEYCFMEVSSHGIHQKRTEGLVFEGAIFTNLSHDHLDYHKTFAEYRDTKKILFDNLSKKAFALTNIDDKNGLVILQNTKAKKVTYALKTYADYRAQILENQFSGQLLKIDDNELWSKLIGHFNAYNMLAIYATADLLGLEKLETLRLLSELENVDGRFQYYISKKKITAIVDYAHTPDALKNVLDTINTLRTGNENVITVVGCGGDRDKSKRPVMGHIASEMSNTAIFTSDNPRTELPSAIIEEMEAGVEAQNVKKTLSVENRKHAIKTACQLAMANDIILVAGKGHETYQETNGKRTDFDDFKIVKELLKDLNK; translated from the coding sequence TTGAACTCTTTAAAGGACATATTATATGGAGTAGGTATATCCGCCGTTAGCGGATCTACGGGTATTTTGGTTAACGCCATCTGTTTTGATTCTAGAAAAGTAGGTCTAGATGATGTTTTCGTAGCCATAAAAGGCACTGTGGTAGACGGTCATGCCTATATAGAAACGGCGATAGATTCTGGGGCAAAAGCTGTTATATGTGAGCAATTGCCAGAGAATTTGGTAAACGAAATTACTTATGTAGAGGTAAATAATGGCAACGCTGCATTGGCCATAATGGCATCTAACTACTACAATACTCCTTCAAAAAACTTAAAACTGGTGGGTGTAACAGGTACCAATGGTAAAACTACGGTAACCAGTTTGCTATATCAGCTTTTCAAAAAGGCAGGTTATAAAGTAGGATTGATATCTACCATTAAAATTATGGTTGATGATACGGAATATCCCACCAATTTAACGACTCCAGATGCTCTGACGATAAATAGCCACATGGCGTTGATGAACGACGCAGGTGTGGAATATTGTTTTATGGAGGTAAGTTCGCACGGTATTCATCAAAAAAGAACAGAAGGATTGGTTTTTGAAGGTGCCATTTTCACTAACCTTTCGCACGACCACTTGGATTATCACAAAACATTTGCCGAGTACAGGGACACCAAAAAAATATTATTCGATAATCTTTCTAAAAAAGCGTTTGCGTTAACCAATATTGATGACAAGAACGGTTTGGTCATTTTGCAGAACACCAAGGCAAAAAAGGTGACCTATGCCCTAAAAACCTATGCCGATTATAGGGCACAGATTTTGGAAAACCAGTTCAGCGGACAATTGTTGAAGATTGATGATAATGAACTTTGGAGCAAATTAATAGGCCATTTTAATGCCTATAACATGTTGGCCATATACGCCACGGCAGATTTGCTAGGCTTGGAAAAATTGGAGACGCTTCGCTTGTTGAGCGAGCTGGAAAATGTCGACGGTAGATTTCAATATTACATATCAAAAAAGAAAATAACGGCTATTGTTGATTATGCCCATACGCCGGATGCGCTAAAAAATGTGCTTGATACAATTAACACATTAAGGACTGGAAATGAAAACGTTATCACCGTCGTGGGGTGTGGTGGTGATCGCGACAAGTCTAAGCGTCCGGTTATGGGTCATATCGCTTCGGAAATGAGCAATACGGCCATTTTTACGTCCGATAATCCAAGAACGGAGCTGCCTTCGGCCATTATTGAAGAAATGGAGGCTGGAGTAGAAGCGCAGAACGTAAAAAAAACTTTATCTGTAGAAAATAGAAAGCATGCCATCAAAACGGCATGCCAATTGGCCATGGCCAACGATATAATTTTGGTGGCGGGCAAGGGCCACGAGACCTATCAAGAAACTAATGGCAAGCGTACCGATTTTGATGACTTTAAAATAGTAAAGGAACTTTTGAAAGATTTGAACAAATAA
- a CDS encoding penicillin-binding protein gives MATTEKNILTRLYIVATCLFLFAAAVVVKLVSIQMVDGDKYKELAEKRTEKMFTIEPARGNLYSDDGSLLATSVSRYTIRFDAVTVKNDDFQENVKPLSDKLSKLLGKSSSHYQRLFRKAKANKNRYALIARNLDYSEYMAVKDFPLFNKGPYRGGLIVEQKIVREHPLGKIAERSVGYERIDENGYITRVGLEGAFGDYLRGDEGKRLKQKIAKGQWKPIGQENIVEPRDGYDVISTIDINIQDIAHHALLKQLEHYKADHGCVIVMETKTGEIKAISNLGRTPDGKYYERLNYAVGESHEPGSTFKLMSMVAALEDKVIDTSTVIDTENGRFKVYDRTVRDSKWGGYGKISAGKAFEISSNTAFAKIIHNNYKETPEKYVNRLMRMGLHKELGLPIKGEGKPVIRYPGDKGWSGISLAWMSHGYEVSLTPLQTLTFYNAIANDGEMLKPRLIKEVREWNRTILAFDKEVINPSVCSQETIGMVRQLLKNTVEKKHGTGHGLYSSDFSMAGKTGTAQKNYVSKDPDKLKYISTFAGYFPADDPKYSCIVVIHEPDKKVGYYGADVSGPVFKSVAQKIYATSPLVDEVDSLRPPTPELDKKYQSYYAQSQKKYKEVPNVTGMSGMDAVSILENLGLQVEIKGNGKVRKQSISQGTDLKEVKKIILELS, from the coding sequence GTGGCCACGACCGAAAAAAACATACTGACCCGATTATATATAGTAGCGACTTGCTTGTTTCTGTTTGCGGCCGCCGTTGTGGTGAAGCTGGTAAGCATTCAAATGGTAGATGGTGACAAGTATAAAGAATTGGCCGAAAAGCGTACTGAAAAAATGTTCACTATTGAGCCGGCACGCGGTAATCTATATTCAGATGATGGTAGTCTTTTGGCGACTTCTGTATCTCGGTATACTATTAGGTTTGATGCCGTTACGGTCAAAAACGATGATTTTCAAGAAAATGTAAAGCCCCTTTCCGATAAACTTTCAAAGTTGTTAGGGAAATCATCGTCACATTATCAAAGACTGTTTAGAAAGGCAAAGGCCAACAAAAATAGATATGCCTTGATTGCCCGTAATTTGGATTATTCCGAGTATATGGCGGTTAAGGATTTCCCCTTGTTCAATAAAGGGCCTTACAGGGGCGGGCTCATTGTTGAGCAGAAAATTGTTCGCGAACATCCGTTGGGGAAGATTGCCGAACGTAGTGTCGGCTATGAGCGTATTGATGAAAATGGGTACATCACCCGAGTAGGGCTAGAAGGTGCATTTGGGGATTATTTAAGGGGCGATGAAGGTAAAAGGTTAAAGCAAAAGATCGCCAAGGGCCAATGGAAACCCATTGGTCAAGAAAATATTGTTGAGCCCAGGGATGGCTATGATGTGATTTCTACGATTGATATCAATATCCAAGATATTGCACATCATGCCCTGTTGAAACAATTGGAGCATTATAAGGCCGACCATGGTTGTGTTATCGTGATGGAAACCAAGACAGGTGAAATCAAGGCGATTTCCAATTTGGGAAGAACACCCGATGGAAAATATTATGAAAGGTTGAACTATGCCGTTGGGGAATCTCATGAACCGGGCTCCACTTTTAAATTAATGTCGATGGTGGCCGCTTTGGAAGATAAGGTCATAGATACATCTACGGTCATAGATACCGAAAATGGTAGGTTTAAGGTATATGATAGAACGGTACGTGATTCCAAATGGGGCGGTTACGGAAAAATCTCCGCTGGTAAGGCCTTTGAGATATCATCAAATACCGCTTTTGCTAAAATAATCCATAATAATTATAAGGAAACTCCCGAAAAGTACGTGAATCGATTAATGCGTATGGGACTTCATAAAGAGTTGGGCCTTCCGATAAAGGGAGAAGGCAAACCTGTAATCAGGTATCCTGGGGATAAGGGTTGGTCCGGTATTTCCCTAGCGTGGATGTCCCATGGCTACGAGGTTTCGTTGACGCCATTGCAAACGTTGACTTTTTATAACGCAATCGCGAATGACGGGGAGATGTTGAAACCTAGATTGATAAAAGAGGTGAGGGAATGGAACAGAACTATTTTGGCGTTTGACAAAGAAGTGATTAATCCGTCCGTATGCTCTCAGGAGACCATAGGTATGGTAAGGCAATTGTTGAAGAACACCGTCGAAAAAAAGCATGGTACAGGCCATGGGCTCTATTCTTCCGATTTTTCTATGGCAGGTAAAACAGGTACTGCCCAAAAAAACTATGTATCCAAAGATCCAGATAAGTTGAAATACATATCAACGTTTGCGGGATACTTTCCTGCAGACGACCCCAAATATTCCTGTATTGTTGTAATCCATGAGCCGGACAAGAAAGTGGGGTATTACGGTGCCGATGTTTCGGGCCCGGTTTTTAAATCCGTAGCCCAAAAAATTTATGCCACATCCCCTTTGGTAGATGAGGTTGATTCTTTAAGACCGCCAACTCCCGAACTGGATAAAAAATACCAAAGCTATTATGCCCAATCGCAAAAAAAATATAAAGAAGTACCCAATGTTACGGGTATGAGTGGAATGGATGCCGTCTCAATATTGGAAAATTTAGGACTGCAGGTAGAAATAAAAGGGAACGGTAAAGTAAGGAAACAATCCATTTCTCAAGGAACGGATTTAAAAGAAGTGAAAAAAATAATACTGGAGCTATCTTGA
- a CDS encoding FtsL-like putative cell division protein: MKNNILNILKGKFLVSGDAPKNWLFIIFTSFLAVVMIASSHSADKKVHEIAALNEEVKELRSEYVDVHKDVQRLKLESKITEILEKDELYPSKTPPKKIRVKTISE, translated from the coding sequence ATGAAAAACAACATACTCAACATTTTAAAAGGAAAGTTTTTGGTGAGCGGTGATGCGCCCAAGAACTGGTTGTTTATCATATTTACCTCTTTTTTGGCCGTTGTCATGATAGCGAGCTCTCACAGTGCGGATAAAAAGGTACATGAAATTGCGGCTTTAAATGAAGAGGTAAAAGAATTGAGAAGCGAATATGTAGATGTGCATAAAGACGTACAGCGCTTGAAATTGGAATCAAAGATCACCGAGATTCTGGAAAAGGACGAATTGTACCCGTCCAAAACACCGCCTAAAAAAATTAGGGTAAAAACGATAAGCGAATAA
- the rsmH gene encoding 16S rRNA (cytosine(1402)-N(4))-methyltransferase RsmH codes for MMYHNPVLLSESVDGLNIKESGVYVDVTFGGGGHSTEILKRLGSDGKLFAFDHDEDALENTLDDDRFTLINENFRYIAQYLKFYGIRKVDGILADFGVSSHQFDKAERGFSTRFDADLDMRMSKRNTISAYDVINDYEFDDLRRVFFQYGDLRNANAIAKKVLEDREKSPIKTTERLKGVLARFLPKHREHKILAQIYQAIRIEVNQEIQVIKEFLEQTHSLLDKGGRLSVISYHSLEDRLVKRFIRAGQFEGEPEKDFYGNIDVPFKKVGQMIVPSRQEIQNNNRARSAKLRIAEKL; via the coding sequence ATGATGTATCATAATCCTGTTTTGTTGAGCGAGTCCGTTGACGGGCTAAATATTAAAGAAAGCGGAGTGTATGTGGATGTCACTTTTGGTGGTGGCGGACATTCCACGGAAATATTGAAACGCTTGGGGAGCGATGGTAAACTTTTCGCTTTTGACCACGATGAGGATGCACTTGAAAACACATTGGATGATGATCGTTTTACGCTCATCAATGAGAATTTCAGGTATATCGCACAATATTTAAAGTTCTATGGCATAAGAAAGGTTGATGGTATTCTTGCGGATTTTGGGGTATCCTCGCATCAATTCGATAAAGCGGAACGTGGCTTTTCAACTCGTTTTGATGCAGATTTGGATATGCGTATGAGCAAGCGCAATACAATTTCGGCTTATGATGTCATCAATGATTATGAATTTGATGATTTGCGAAGGGTTTTCTTTCAATATGGTGATTTAAGAAATGCCAATGCGATTGCAAAGAAGGTATTGGAGGATCGAGAAAAATCACCCATAAAAACAACCGAAAGGTTAAAAGGGGTTTTGGCTCGGTTTTTACCAAAGCACAGGGAGCACAAAATCTTGGCGCAGATATATCAAGCCATACGTATTGAGGTAAATCAAGAAATTCAGGTCATAAAGGAATTCTTGGAGCAAACCCATAGTTTGCTGGATAAGGGAGGGCGGTTAAGTGTTATAAGTTATCATTCCTTGGAAGATAGGCTGGTAAAACGATTTATACGGGCAGGGCAATTTGAAGGAGAGCCCGAAAAGGATTTTTATGGAAATATTGATGTCCCATTTAAAAAGGTAGGGCAAATGATAGTCCCGTCGAGACAAGAAATACAAAACAATAATAGAGCCCGGAGTGCCAAATTAAGGATAGCGGAAAAGTTGTAA
- the mraZ gene encoding division/cell wall cluster transcriptional repressor MraZ, producing MVNFIGAYDCKADAKGRVMMPVALKNQMSPIINEGFVIKRSVFRNCLELYPMSEYNLLMEKMNKKNKFKQKNNDFIRRFSAGVKIVEIDGAGRLLIPKNLVEVANIKKEVVLSSAINIVEIWDKESYEKVLEETTEDFAALAEEVMGDDGDDDVS from the coding sequence GTGGTCAATTTCATTGGAGCATATGATTGTAAAGCTGATGCCAAAGGTAGGGTAATGATGCCTGTTGCCCTAAAAAATCAGATGTCTCCTATTATAAATGAAGGTTTTGTCATCAAAAGATCGGTGTTCAGGAATTGCTTGGAATTGTATCCTATGAGCGAGTACAATTTGCTTATGGAAAAGATGAACAAGAAGAACAAGTTCAAACAAAAGAACAATGATTTTATACGAAGATTCTCTGCTGGGGTAAAGATTGTTGAGATTGATGGGGCAGGTAGATTGCTCATTCCCAAAAATTTGGTGGAAGTCGCCAATATAAAAAAGGAAGTGGTATTGAGTTCTGCAATAAATATTGTAGAGATCTGGGACAAGGAGAGTTATGAAAAGGTGCTAGAGGAGACAACCGAGGATTTTGCGGCTTTGGCCGAAGAGGTAATGGGAGATGACGGGGACGATGATGTATCATAA
- a CDS encoding alpha/beta fold hydrolase, translating to MEEKIITDGKYKYIEIGEGTPIIILHGLMGGLSNFQGVAHHFPEKGYKVLIPELPIYDMPMLRTNVKSFAKFLERFIEFKGLKDVILLGNSLGGHIGLLHTKLYPEMVKALVITGSSGLYESAMGDGFPRRGDYEFIKKKAQDVFYDPAVATKEIVDEVFATVNDRMKLVKTLAIAKSAIRHNMSKDLPKMKTPTCIIWGEDDNVTPPKVATEFHELLPDSDLFWIKKCGHAPMMEHPDEFNAILDTWLEKRNF from the coding sequence ATGGAAGAAAAGATTATTACCGACGGTAAGTACAAGTATATTGAGATAGGGGAAGGCACACCTATCATTATTTTGCACGGGCTTATGGGCGGATTGAGTAATTTTCAAGGTGTAGCGCACCATTTTCCCGAAAAAGGCTATAAAGTCTTGATTCCCGAACTTCCCATTTACGATATGCCCATGCTCAGGACAAACGTAAAGAGCTTTGCAAAATTCTTGGAACGCTTCATAGAGTTCAAGGGATTGAAAGATGTTATTCTTTTGGGCAATTCGTTAGGCGGCCATATTGGGCTTTTACACACCAAACTGTACCCAGAAATGGTAAAAGCCCTTGTAATTACCGGTAGTTCTGGGCTTTACGAAAGTGCCATGGGCGACGGTTTCCCCAGAAGGGGCGATTATGAATTCATAAAAAAGAAAGCCCAAGATGTTTTTTATGATCCGGCCGTGGCCACCAAGGAAATCGTTGATGAAGTGTTTGCAACGGTAAATGACCGTATGAAATTGGTAAAAACACTAGCAATAGCCAAAAGTGCCATTAGGCATAACATGTCAAAAGACCTTCCGAAAATGAAAACGCCCACTTGTATAATATGGGGCGAAGATGATAATGTTACCCCGCCAAAAGTGGCTACCGAGTTTCATGAGCTATTGCCCGATTCAGATTTGTTCTGGATAAAAAAATGTGGTCACGCCCCCATGATGGAGCATCCCGACGAATTCAACGCTATTTTGGATACTTGGCTAGAAAAGCGGAATTTCTAA
- the yihA gene encoding ribosome biogenesis GTP-binding protein YihA/YsxC, translated as MKIKSADFVISNSDVSKCPKEPLPEYAFIGRSNVGKSSLINMLMERKNLAKTSGRPGKTQLINHFKVNNNWFLVDLPGYGYARVSKKDKKTFQKYITNYFEQREQLVCSFVLVDIRHEPQKIDMEFMEWMGENGIPFCIVFTKADKLKPKAIEKNVGAYLQKLLEDAWEETPRHFVTSSNNSFGREELLSFIDIINTDFKKENQGDFT; from the coding sequence ATGAAAATAAAGTCTGCCGACTTTGTAATCAGTAATTCGGACGTATCCAAATGTCCAAAAGAACCATTGCCTGAATACGCCTTTATTGGCCGATCCAACGTAGGGAAATCTTCCCTGATCAATATGCTCATGGAGCGCAAAAACTTGGCAAAAACATCAGGGCGTCCCGGAAAAACCCAGTTGATAAACCATTTTAAAGTGAACAATAATTGGTTTTTGGTAGATTTACCAGGATATGGCTATGCACGGGTATCCAAAAAAGACAAAAAAACTTTTCAAAAATACATTACCAATTATTTTGAACAGCGCGAACAACTGGTTTGCTCTTTTGTACTGGTAGATATTAGACACGAACCCCAGAAAATAGACATGGAGTTTATGGAATGGATGGGAGAAAACGGCATTCCTTTTTGTATAGTTTTCACCAAGGCCGACAAGCTAAAACCAAAGGCTATCGAGAAGAATGTTGGGGCTTACCTTCAAAAGCTATTGGAAGACGCCTGGGAAGAAACACCACGGCATTTTGTAACATCGAGCAACAATTCGTTTGGGCGTGAGGAACTGCTTTCTTTCATAGATATCATAAATACTGATTTTAAAAAGGAGAACCAAGGGGATTTTACGTGA
- a CDS encoding GTPase, protein MQKLVFIYNANSGLQNTIVDSAHKIFSPKTYECSLCDITYGVFTENLVWKKFRKNTDLKMEFLHKDEFAKSHKSKFGYKYTFPIVLTETKTDLEVFIKTDELNALKNAEELIALIGERLELFRRVT, encoded by the coding sequence ATGCAAAAACTTGTTTTTATTTACAATGCAAATTCTGGTTTACAAAATACTATTGTAGACAGCGCCCATAAAATATTTAGCCCCAAAACATATGAATGCAGCCTTTGTGATATTACCTATGGGGTCTTTACCGAAAACCTTGTTTGGAAAAAATTTCGGAAAAACACTGATTTGAAAATGGAATTCTTACATAAAGATGAATTTGCAAAATCCCATAAATCCAAGTTTGGGTATAAATATACCTTTCCCATTGTCTTGACAGAAACAAAAACCGACTTGGAAGTTTTTATAAAAACCGATGAGTTGAATGCTTTAAAAAATGCTGAGGAGCTTATCGCACTGATTGGTGAGAGGCTAGAATTATTTCGGCGCGTCACGTAA
- the bla gene encoding subclass B1 metallo-beta-lactamase, whose amino-acid sequence MKKNQLFIYIVFILFQIQCKSTQKQITYSSDTLQILPASPNSFIHISYLNTDDFGRVACNGLLFINDGEVAIFDTPTNETATAELLDWIQNDLKCTVSAVVINHFHEDCLGGLNTFSKQGIPSFASAKTITLAKEQGWPIPEIAFENSMEIEIGSSKIMNKFFGEAHTKDNIVSYIPDENLLFAGCMVKSIGATKGYLGDANTHTWSKTISKVKEAYPDLKFVIPGHEKHGGSELLDYTIDLFKKQ is encoded by the coding sequence ATGAAGAAGAACCAACTATTTATATATATCGTTTTCATCCTGTTTCAGATACAATGTAAGTCAACACAAAAACAAATAACTTACAGCTCGGATACACTACAAATATTACCCGCTTCCCCAAATAGTTTTATCCATATTTCTTATTTGAATACCGATGATTTTGGCAGAGTAGCCTGCAATGGGCTATTGTTCATAAACGATGGCGAGGTGGCCATTTTTGACACCCCAACAAATGAAACTGCCACAGCAGAATTACTGGATTGGATACAAAATGATTTAAAATGCACCGTTTCTGCCGTTGTCATCAATCATTTTCATGAAGATTGTCTGGGAGGCCTCAACACCTTCAGCAAACAAGGTATTCCCTCATTTGCCAGCGCCAAAACCATAACACTCGCCAAAGAACAAGGTTGGCCAATACCCGAGATAGCTTTTGAAAATAGTATGGAAATCGAAATAGGCTCTTCAAAAATCATGAACAAGTTTTTTGGCGAGGCACACACAAAAGATAATATTGTAAGCTATATTCCTGACGAAAATCTATTGTTTGCAGGTTGTATGGTAAAATCGATCGGTGCCACAAAAGGATATTTGGGTGATGCCAATACCCATACATGGAGCAAAACAATATCAAAAGTCAAAGAAGCTTATCCAGACCTAAAATTTGTTATTCCGGGCCATGAAAAACATGGAGGTAGCGAATTATTGGATTACACCATAGATCTTTTCAAAAAACAATAA
- a CDS encoding response regulator gives MKPIIYIIDDNLVSQFATRIVMEQSQIPCTVSCFDDGEAAFNALNAAFTNNSDIPDILLLDLNMPKMDGWEFLEKFKALEYDTDKIEIFIISSFTNSQDRNKTQENPHVAGYFEKPLSKGNLDKILLSKTR, from the coding sequence ATGAAACCGATAATCTACATTATAGACGATAATCTGGTGTCGCAATTTGCAACGCGAATTGTTATGGAGCAATCCCAAATCCCATGCACGGTATCTTGTTTTGATGATGGCGAAGCCGCATTCAACGCATTAAACGCCGCTTTTACCAACAATAGCGATATTCCGGATATTCTTTTGTTGGATTTGAACATGCCCAAAATGGATGGATGGGAATTTCTGGAAAAATTCAAGGCATTGGAATATGATACCGATAAAATAGAAATATTCATCATATCATCGTTTACCAACTCCCAAGATAGAAATAAAACACAGGAAAATCCCCATGTTGCCGGTTATTTTGAAAAACCTTTGTCTAAGGGCAACCTGGATAAAATCCTACTTTCCAAAACACGGTAG
- the gldC gene encoding gliding motility protein GldC has protein sequence MAKLHESEITLKVGLDDNRVPETLHWSAQDGGIDHEEAKAMLLSVWDSKNKESLKIDLWTKDMPVDEMKIFFHQTLVSLSDTFMKATQDEKMTATMKDFCEYFADKLNLKE, from the coding sequence ATGGCAAAGCTCCACGAATCGGAAATAACATTAAAAGTCGGGTTGGATGACAATCGTGTTCCAGAAACACTGCATTGGTCCGCACAAGATGGTGGTATAGACCATGAAGAGGCAAAAGCCATGTTGTTGTCGGTTTGGGACAGCAAAAACAAAGAATCGCTCAAAATAGACCTATGGACCAAGGACATGCCCGTTGACGAGATGAAAATATTTTTTCATCAAACACTGGTTTCCTTGTCCGACACGTTCATGAAAGCAACGCAAGATGAAAAAATGACGGCTACCATGAAGGATTTTTGCGAGTACTTCGCCGATAAGCTCAATCTAAAGGAATAA